A region of Planococcus sp. MSAK28401 DNA encodes the following proteins:
- a CDS encoding Na(+)/H(+) antiporter subunit C: MEIVMSVAIGLLFMAAVYLMLSKSLIRIIIGTGLLSHGAHLLLLTMGGLGGTAPPVVADGVTVSDYADPLPQALILTAIVISFAVTSFFLVLAYRAYQELGTDNMELLRGTEDYE; the protein is encoded by the coding sequence ATGGAAATAGTCATGTCGGTTGCCATCGGCTTATTGTTCATGGCGGCTGTATATTTAATGCTATCGAAAAGTTTGATTCGCATCATTATCGGCACAGGCCTTTTGAGCCACGGCGCCCACCTTTTGCTATTGACAATGGGCGGCCTCGGCGGCACTGCACCGCCTGTTGTGGCTGATGGGGTAACGGTTAGCGATTATGCCGACCCTCTGCCACAGGCGCTGATCCTGACAGCGATCGTTATTTCGTTCGCGGTCACGTCATTTTTCCTGGTACTCGCCTACCGCGCCTACCAGGAACTTGGCACAGACAATATGGAGCTATTGAGAGGTACAGAAGATTATGAGTAA
- a CDS encoding Na(+)/H(+) antiporter subunit B: MRTNDVMLQTATKVVTFIILMFAVHIFFAGHYTPGGGFVGGLLTASAIVLLMLAFDIPTIKKILPINYVVLTAVGLLIAIATASASIFFDVPFFTHAYDYFDLPLFGETSLHSALLFDIGVYLVVVGVTMTIIQTIGEDE, encoded by the coding sequence ATGAGAACAAATGATGTCATGCTTCAAACCGCCACGAAAGTGGTGACCTTCATCATCTTGATGTTTGCTGTCCATATTTTCTTCGCCGGCCACTATACGCCGGGCGGAGGGTTTGTTGGGGGATTGCTAACCGCAAGTGCCATCGTCTTGCTGATGCTTGCGTTCGACATCCCGACCATCAAGAAAATCCTGCCGATTAATTACGTCGTGCTGACCGCTGTCGGCTTGTTGATTGCTATCGCAACCGCCAGCGCATCGATCTTTTTTGATGTCCCATTCTTCACACATGCCTATGATTATTTCGATTTGCCGTTGTTCGGCGAAACCTCCCTGCACTCGGCATTGTTATTTGATATAGGCGTCTATTTGGTTGTTGTAGGAGTAACGATGACCATTATTCAAACGATTGGAGAGGATGAATAA
- a CDS encoding leucyl aminopeptidase: MEINVLKPEQQNEAEILIVGLSRHAENADGWKGLEKRFDGHLAGWIKGGLSFDSNSLSIYPTLKGDISRVLFVGIGDRKKLTEDDLRRSFGIAGKQLVKEKIRHAAIYTASFENEDVNSEQVAHVAAEGIQMGAYRFADYKTNSNEVDHRVESLSFLTDQPADAIRQAAFVGTVHAEAVNEARTLVNMPANILTPTAMAEYAQELSETYGFETDILGRSEIEELGMGALLAVNQGSVEEPRLIVMKYKVTDSFEAPLALVGKGITFDTGGYSLKPKDGIVGMKGDMGGAAAVLGAMRVIGELKPDKDVVAVIASTDNMVSGNAFKPDDVITTMSGKTIEILNTDAEGRLVLADAVTYAKQLGASQVVDVATLTGGVIVALGKDKTGALTNDDAFYGKLLDVSKKTGEFVWQLPLTENDKKRLRKSDVADLNNSPGRDGHMIFGGGFVGEFVGDTPWIHLDIAGTSHADAAHDLGPAGGTGAMVRTLALFVEKLGNKE; encoded by the coding sequence ATGGAAATCAATGTATTGAAACCAGAACAACAAAACGAAGCAGAAATTCTAATCGTCGGCTTGAGCCGCCATGCCGAAAACGCAGATGGCTGGAAAGGCTTGGAGAAGCGCTTTGACGGGCATCTTGCCGGCTGGATAAAAGGTGGGTTATCCTTCGATTCAAACTCGCTGAGCATTTATCCTACTTTAAAAGGGGATATTTCGCGTGTGCTATTTGTCGGAATCGGCGACCGTAAAAAACTGACGGAAGATGATTTGCGCCGTTCATTCGGCATCGCCGGAAAGCAATTGGTCAAAGAAAAAATTCGCCATGCAGCCATCTACACGGCTTCTTTCGAAAATGAGGATGTGAACAGCGAACAAGTCGCGCACGTAGCAGCTGAAGGCATTCAAATGGGCGCTTACCGCTTTGCCGATTATAAAACCAATTCCAACGAAGTGGATCACCGTGTGGAATCGCTGAGCTTTCTGACAGACCAGCCGGCCGATGCCATTCGCCAGGCGGCTTTCGTCGGCACAGTTCATGCAGAGGCAGTCAATGAAGCGAGAACGCTGGTTAATATGCCGGCAAATATCCTGACTCCGACAGCGATGGCTGAATATGCACAGGAACTTAGCGAAACTTACGGATTTGAAACGGATATTCTGGGGCGCAGCGAAATCGAAGAGCTCGGCATGGGCGCACTGCTTGCAGTCAACCAAGGTTCAGTCGAAGAACCACGTCTCATCGTCATGAAATACAAAGTGACAGACAGTTTTGAAGCACCACTTGCACTCGTTGGAAAAGGCATCACCTTCGACACAGGCGGTTATTCCCTTAAGCCGAAAGACGGCATCGTCGGCATGAAAGGGGATATGGGCGGAGCAGCGGCTGTGCTCGGCGCGATGCGTGTTATCGGTGAACTGAAGCCGGATAAGGACGTAGTAGCTGTCATTGCATCGACTGACAATATGGTATCAGGCAATGCCTTCAAGCCGGATGATGTCATCACTACGATGAGCGGCAAGACCATCGAAATCCTTAATACCGATGCAGAAGGGCGTTTGGTACTAGCGGATGCTGTCACGTACGCCAAGCAGCTCGGCGCAAGCCAAGTGGTGGATGTGGCGACGTTAACAGGCGGCGTCATCGTCGCACTCGGCAAAGACAAAACGGGCGCATTGACCAACGATGACGCCTTTTACGGAAAATTGCTGGACGTCTCGAAGAAAACCGGTGAGTTCGTCTGGCAATTGCCGCTCACGGAAAACGACAAAAAGCGGCTGCGCAAAAGCGATGTCGCAGACTTGAACAATTCGCCCGGGCGCGACGGCCATATGATCTTCGGCGGCGGTTTTGTCGGGGAATTCGTCGGCGACACGCCGTGGATTCACCTCGATATCGCCGGAACCTCACACGCCGATGCAGCGCATGATCTGGGCCCTGCTGGAGGCACTGGCGCCATGGTAAGAACACTGGCGTTATTTGTGGAGAAGTTAGGCAATAAGGAATAA
- a CDS encoding peptidylprolyl isomerase, with protein sequence MKKSLWSIMLLVSAVALAACGSSGEQQETGGAEPASTEEVQGYPQLEQGITEETVVDLNTSEGTIRIRLFPEIAPKAVENFLGHAESGYYEGVIFHRVIEDFMLQTGDPTGTGGGGESIYGEPFEDEFSDQLFNFRGALSMANAGPGTNGSQFFIVQAKEIKEGSASDYPEEITAAYKEMGGTPWLDGMHTVFGQVDEGMDVVDKIAAVEKGANDKPLEDIVIESIDIIEQ encoded by the coding sequence ATGAAAAAAAGTTTATGGTCAATAATGCTCCTGGTCTCTGCAGTTGCGCTAGCAGCTTGCGGCAGCTCGGGAGAACAACAGGAGACAGGCGGGGCGGAGCCTGCTTCAACAGAAGAAGTGCAAGGTTATCCGCAGCTGGAACAAGGCATTACAGAAGAAACGGTTGTGGATTTAAATACATCTGAAGGCACGATCCGCATCCGGCTATTCCCGGAAATCGCGCCAAAAGCGGTAGAGAATTTCCTCGGGCATGCCGAATCCGGTTATTATGAAGGCGTCATTTTCCACCGCGTCATTGAGGACTTCATGTTGCAGACCGGTGATCCAACCGGCACAGGAGGCGGAGGCGAGAGCATTTACGGCGAGCCGTTCGAAGACGAATTCAGCGATCAGCTGTTCAATTTCCGCGGCGCTTTGTCGATGGCAAATGCTGGGCCGGGAACGAATGGCAGCCAGTTCTTTATCGTGCAGGCCAAAGAAATAAAAGAAGGCAGCGCCTCTGATTATCCTGAAGAAATCACTGCCGCTTACAAAGAAATGGGCGGAACGCCTTGGCTTGACGGGATGCATACCGTCTTCGGCCAAGTCGATGAAGGCATGGACGTCGTCGACAAAATCGCAGCTGTTGAAAAAGGCGCAAATGATAAACCGCTTGAAGACATCGTCATCGAATCGATCGATATCATCGAGCAATAA
- a CDS encoding Na+/H+ antiporter subunit E, with protein sequence MSLQVLLNFFLALVWMFMTVSFTPSGFVIGFLIGLGIIILMRRFFSKRLYILRVWALISLFLLFLRELFKSSIQVLSIVISPNMNIKPAIFEMETELDDDWQVTLLSALITLTPGTLVIGISEDQKRLYIHALDFEDIDSAVSSIKNTFERAILEVSRS encoded by the coding sequence ATGTCTTTACAAGTTCTATTGAATTTCTTCCTGGCGCTCGTCTGGATGTTCATGACCGTGTCGTTCACTCCTTCCGGATTCGTCATCGGCTTTTTGATTGGCCTCGGCATCATCATCTTGATGCGCCGGTTTTTCTCAAAACGGTTGTACATCCTTCGCGTCTGGGCGTTGATCTCACTGTTCCTGTTGTTCCTTCGTGAACTTTTCAAGTCAAGCATCCAGGTGCTGTCGATCGTTATAAGCCCAAATATGAACATCAAACCGGCCATTTTTGAAATGGAGACGGAACTCGATGACGACTGGCAAGTAACCTTGCTGTCGGCCTTGATTACATTAACGCCAGGCACTTTGGTTATCGGCATTTCTGAAGACCAAAAACGCCTGTATATCCATGCCTTGGATTTCGAAGACATTGACTCGGCCGTTTCATCCATCAAGAATACGTTTGAACGGGCGATATTGGAGGTGAGCCGGTCATGA
- a CDS encoding Na(+)/H(+) antiporter subunit F1, which translates to MMMFYWVALFIVSISFAGLLFRLVKGPTVADRVVALDAIGVTLVSIVALLSLIIETEFFLEVILLMSILSFIGTAAFAKFLERGEIFDRDPR; encoded by the coding sequence ATGATGATGTTTTACTGGGTTGCCCTATTCATCGTCAGCATTTCCTTTGCTGGCCTGTTGTTCCGCCTTGTCAAAGGACCAACAGTTGCAGACCGTGTTGTCGCACTTGATGCAATCGGTGTCACACTGGTGTCGATCGTCGCTTTGTTGTCACTCATCATTGAGACGGAGTTTTTCCTGGAGGTCATTCTATTGATGAGCATCTTGTCCTTTATCGGAACAGCCGCCTTTGCGAAATTCCTGGAGAGAGGGGAGATTTTCGATCGAGATCCTCGTTGA
- a CDS encoding YuiB family protein, with protein sequence MNSSFTIVQLIISILLFYVMFFGIGFLLNMLLRMTWLMAVVYPVVILLVIDDVGVFDYFTAPGESFSMLGETIRSLTGSDIAVLTAGFLGAVTSGIVMKILRKMGYQMF encoded by the coding sequence AATTGATCATTTCCATCTTGCTTTTCTACGTGATGTTTTTCGGCATCGGCTTTTTGCTGAACATGCTGCTGCGCATGACATGGCTGATGGCGGTTGTATATCCGGTTGTCATCTTGCTCGTCATTGACGATGTTGGCGTCTTTGATTATTTTACGGCTCCAGGCGAATCCTTTTCCATGCTTGGGGAGACAATCCGTTCATTGACGGGAAGCGATATTGCCGTACTGACGGCTGGGTTCCTCGGGGCAGTTACTTCTGGAATCGTTATGAAAATATTGCGCAAGATGGGGTATCAAATGTTTTGA
- a CDS encoding Na+/H+ antiporter subunit A, translated as MSLVFLIFIPILAALFIPLLFKRLGQIHTGWFVLLVPAALFFYYATRLPSVMEGGTYVSEFSWIPSLDIAFVAYLDGLSLLFTLLITGIGALVVLYSIFYLDKHREQLHNFYVYLLIFMSAMLGVVQSDHLITLYLFWELTSISSFLLIAYWYTRDRSRFGALKSMMITVFGGLMMLGGFVLLSIMGGTYSIRELIAQAPELAQHDFFIWALVLVLLGAFTKSAQFPFYIWLPDAMEAPTPVSAYLHSATMVKAGIYLVARLTPVFALSEVWMWLVAGVGLFTMVWASFFALKQKDLKGILAFSTVSQLGLIMSLLGVGAAAYHVEGAADTYLKYAAFAAIFHLINHATFKGSLFMIAGIVDHETGTRDIRKLGGLMSLMPVSFTVALIGSLSMAGLPPFNGFLSKEMFLTAMLSLQEFNMFSMDVWWVLFPIIAWIGSVFTFIYSLYFVFHTFAGKHQPEQLPKQAHEAPVGMLISPVFLAALVVLIFFIPNLIGDWLVKPAVAAIQPFLYDSPQNVDIHVSAWHGFNTELFMTLGIFAIGGLMFWTLRKWQHLYDLYPDSISLNRLYDEMMLLSDGGANRFSRLYMTGFIRSYLVYMFSFMTFIVLLTLFLNEAFQIDFSNLAPIGVYEIVILLALVGATLTILGSKSRLTAIIALGAVGYSVALLFVIFRAPDLALTQLVIETISVALFLLAFYHLPQISRKEERMKFRFGNALVALGVGVTMTLVALSAHSQKAMPSISEFYKETVYKEAGGGNIVNVILVDYRGFDTLFEIAVLGIAGIGIITMIRLRLTKKEGQHENK; from the coding sequence TTGTCTCTTGTATTTCTGATTTTTATACCGATCCTTGCAGCGTTGTTTATTCCGCTGCTATTCAAACGACTCGGCCAGATCCATACAGGCTGGTTCGTTTTGCTGGTTCCGGCAGCGCTGTTCTTCTACTACGCCACCCGCCTTCCTTCAGTTATGGAAGGTGGCACTTATGTATCTGAATTTTCCTGGATCCCTTCCCTCGATATCGCCTTTGTTGCATATCTCGATGGGCTGAGTCTATTGTTCACATTGCTGATCACCGGAATCGGCGCGCTCGTCGTGCTTTACTCGATTTTCTATTTGGACAAGCACCGCGAACAATTACATAATTTTTATGTATATCTATTGATCTTCATGAGCGCCATGCTTGGCGTCGTGCAATCAGATCATCTGATTACGCTGTACTTGTTCTGGGAATTGACTTCGATTTCTTCATTCCTGTTGATCGCCTATTGGTATACGCGCGACCGCTCCAGATTTGGCGCATTGAAGTCGATGATGATCACCGTCTTCGGCGGCTTGATGATGCTCGGGGGCTTTGTATTGCTCAGCATCATGGGCGGCACGTATTCGATCCGCGAATTGATCGCCCAGGCCCCGGAACTAGCACAGCATGATTTCTTCATCTGGGCATTGGTGCTCGTGCTGCTCGGCGCATTTACGAAGTCAGCACAGTTTCCATTCTATATCTGGCTGCCAGATGCGATGGAAGCGCCCACGCCTGTCAGCGCCTATCTCCACTCCGCGACGATGGTTAAAGCCGGCATTTATTTAGTCGCCCGCTTAACCCCTGTCTTCGCCTTGTCTGAAGTGTGGATGTGGCTCGTCGCCGGCGTCGGGTTGTTCACCATGGTATGGGCGTCGTTCTTTGCTTTGAAGCAAAAGGACCTGAAGGGAATCCTGGCCTTCTCGACCGTATCCCAGTTGGGCCTCATCATGTCTCTGCTTGGTGTTGGCGCAGCAGCTTATCACGTGGAAGGCGCTGCTGATACTTACTTAAAATACGCAGCGTTCGCGGCGATCTTCCATTTGATCAACCACGCAACCTTTAAAGGAAGCCTGTTCATGATCGCCGGCATCGTCGATCATGAAACAGGAACGCGCGATATCCGGAAACTCGGCGGTTTGATGAGTTTGATGCCGGTCAGTTTCACGGTCGCATTGATTGGCTCCTTGTCGATGGCTGGCCTCCCGCCTTTCAACGGATTCCTCAGTAAAGAAATGTTCTTGACGGCGATGCTGTCGCTGCAGGAATTCAATATGTTCTCAATGGACGTCTGGTGGGTATTGTTCCCGATCATCGCTTGGATCGGCTCGGTCTTCACGTTCATCTACAGCTTGTATTTCGTGTTCCATACTTTTGCCGGCAAACATCAGCCGGAGCAATTGCCAAAACAAGCGCATGAAGCACCGGTGGGCATGCTTATTTCACCGGTTTTCCTTGCCGCACTGGTCGTGTTGATTTTCTTCATCCCGAACTTGATCGGCGATTGGCTCGTCAAACCAGCCGTTGCCGCAATCCAGCCGTTTCTTTACGATTCACCGCAGAACGTGGATATTCACGTTTCCGCATGGCACGGATTCAATACCGAATTGTTCATGACGCTCGGTATTTTTGCAATCGGCGGCTTGATGTTCTGGACGCTGCGCAAATGGCAGCATCTATACGATTTGTATCCCGATTCAATTTCACTGAACCGTCTCTACGATGAAATGATGCTGCTCAGCGACGGAGGGGCCAACCGCTTCTCCCGGCTCTATATGACGGGCTTTATTCGGTCCTACCTTGTCTATATGTTCAGCTTCATGACCTTTATCGTTTTGCTGACCTTGTTCTTGAACGAAGCGTTCCAGATCGATTTCAGCAATTTGGCGCCAATTGGCGTCTACGAAATCGTCATCCTGCTGGCATTGGTCGGCGCAACCTTGACGATTCTCGGTTCCAAGTCTCGCTTGACCGCGATTATCGCACTCGGGGCTGTCGGCTATTCAGTGGCACTGCTGTTCGTCATCTTCCGCGCACCTGACTTGGCGTTGACTCAACTCGTCATCGAAACCATCTCGGTCGCCTTGTTCTTGCTGGCGTTCTATCACTTGCCGCAGATCAGCCGCAAGGAAGAGCGCATGAAATTCCGCTTTGGCAATGCACTCGTTGCACTTGGCGTCGGTGTTACGATGACCTTAGTTGCTTTGTCGGCCCATTCACAAAAAGCTATGCCTTCGATTTCCGAATTCTACAAGGAAACGGTTTATAAAGAAGCGGGCGGCGGGAATATCGTCAACGTCATTCTCGTCGATTACCGCGGGTTTGATACCTTGTTCGAGATTGCAGTACTCGGCATTGCGGGCATCGGGATTATTACGATGATCCGCCTTCGCCTCACGAAAAAGGAGGGTCAGCATGAGAACAAATGA
- a CDS encoding MFS transporter codes for MDTQKRNFYIIMFTNFLVAGSTTMIMPFLSLYIESLGNFSDEYVQRWSGLVFGVTFVAALFMSPVWGRIADKYGFKPILIINGFGIATSIFLMGTADSVLGLFMIRLFMGVVTGFIPTSLAFVSSQTSKETAGKTLGTLQMGSVSGTLFGPVIGGLMADAFGFTYTFLITASIIGIAALFVVFGLKEIRKTKRKGAHVYARSTVIHGILHHRLLLNVMIITALIQIGNFSIQPLLSLYVAELTEGTAQVAFLAGVTFSATGVGNLLFARLWGRLGDSVGYEKILGLLLLLAFVFIIPQAFVTELWQLIVLRLFFGVAVGGMIPTTTALMRREAPIDIQGEVMGYNTSFRFLGNIVGPMFGGIISGFIGISSVFIVTGSLFVFAFAFLWYTKKQPDQDFEDVLLEQELKHS; via the coding sequence CTGGATACTCAAAAAAGAAATTTCTACATTATCATGTTCACCAATTTCCTGGTCGCCGGCAGCACGACAATGATTATGCCGTTTTTATCGCTGTACATTGAATCACTCGGCAATTTTTCGGATGAATATGTGCAGCGTTGGTCAGGGCTGGTGTTTGGCGTGACCTTCGTTGCCGCATTGTTCATGTCGCCGGTGTGGGGGCGCATCGCAGACAAATACGGTTTCAAACCGATATTGATCATCAACGGCTTCGGGATTGCCACTAGCATCTTTTTGATGGGGACGGCCGATTCGGTGCTCGGATTATTCATGATCCGTTTGTTCATGGGGGTCGTGACGGGATTCATCCCGACTTCACTAGCTTTCGTCAGTTCCCAGACGTCCAAGGAGACCGCCGGCAAAACGCTCGGCACGCTTCAAATGGGCAGTGTATCAGGCACTTTATTCGGGCCGGTAATCGGCGGCTTGATGGCGGATGCGTTCGGTTTCACATACACCTTCCTCATTACCGCAAGCATCATTGGCATCGCCGCATTGTTCGTCGTCTTCGGGCTGAAAGAAATCCGCAAGACAAAACGAAAAGGCGCCCATGTCTATGCGCGCAGCACCGTGATCCACGGGATCTTGCACCACCGCCTATTGCTCAATGTCATGATCATCACAGCATTGATCCAAATCGGCAATTTCAGCATCCAGCCCTTATTGTCTCTATACGTAGCGGAATTGACGGAAGGCACCGCCCAAGTAGCCTTTCTCGCAGGCGTCACCTTCAGTGCGACAGGCGTTGGCAATCTGCTGTTCGCTAGGCTTTGGGGGCGGCTCGGGGATTCGGTCGGTTACGAGAAGATTCTCGGCTTGCTGCTGCTTCTCGCGTTTGTATTCATCATCCCACAAGCTTTTGTTACCGAGCTATGGCAGCTCATCGTTTTGCGCTTGTTCTTCGGTGTAGCAGTCGGAGGCATGATTCCGACGACGACTGCCCTGATGCGCCGTGAAGCACCAATCGACATCCAAGGTGAAGTGATGGGCTATAACACCAGCTTCCGGTTCCTCGGCAATATCGTCGGGCCGATGTTCGGCGGCATCATCAGCGGGTTTATCGGAATTTCTTCCGTTTTCATCGTAACCGGCTCATTATTTGTTTTTGCTTTCGCTTTCCTTTGGTATACGAAAAAACAACCAGACCAGGATTTCGAGGATGTGCTCCTGGAACAGGAATTAAAACATTCCTAA
- the mnhG gene encoding monovalent cation/H(+) antiporter subunit G, with protein MRNSWREGRFSIEILVDILIIILIGSGVIFSAVTALGLIRLPDVYTRTHAASKSSTLGVLSILLGTFVHFWFNEGIFNTQMVIAIAFLFITQPVAGHLIGRAAYMTGIKVAEETVRDDMGPAIEKRKNNQQEELENE; from the coding sequence TTGCGAAATTCCTGGAGAGAGGGGAGATTTTCGATCGAGATCCTCGTTGATATCCTCATAATCATTTTAATCGGCTCTGGCGTCATTTTCAGTGCCGTCACCGCCCTCGGGCTCATCAGGCTCCCGGATGTCTACACACGGACACACGCAGCCTCTAAGAGCTCGACACTCGGTGTGTTATCGATCCTGCTCGGTACCTTCGTCCATTTTTGGTTTAATGAAGGCATCTTCAATACGCAGATGGTCATAGCCATCGCCTTCCTGTTTATCACGCAGCCCGTCGCCGGCCATCTGATCGGCCGTGCCGCTTATATGACAGGCATCAAAGTCGCGGAAGAAACGGTGCGCGACGATATGGGCCCAGCGATTGAAAAACGCAAAAACAACCAGCAGGAAGAACTCGAAAACGAATAA
- a CDS encoding divergent PAP2 family protein encodes MELLSNTPLMIALFAIFFAQFVKIPIQFAVTRELNWGLFTSTGGMPSSHSAAVTSLTTAVAYEAGISSTVFAVSALFAVITMYDATGVRFQAGQQALTINRLRQDLNNFMEETRKWPSKKEEEKIEELKTLLGHKPSEVFMGALTGIALSVVFYSML; translated from the coding sequence ATGGAACTCTTATCCAATACGCCATTAATGATTGCGCTGTTCGCGATTTTTTTCGCCCAATTCGTTAAAATTCCCATTCAATTCGCGGTCACTCGGGAATTGAATTGGGGACTTTTCACATCGACCGGCGGAATGCCGAGTTCTCATTCCGCTGCGGTGACTTCATTGACAACCGCAGTTGCCTATGAAGCAGGCATTTCATCCACAGTATTCGCAGTCTCCGCCTTGTTTGCGGTGATTACCATGTATGACGCAACAGGGGTGCGTTTTCAGGCTGGACAACAAGCATTGACGATCAACCGCTTGCGCCAGGATTTGAATAATTTTATGGAAGAAACCCGTAAATGGCCATCAAAGAAAGAAGAAGAGAAAATTGAAGAGCTCAAAACACTGCTCGGCCACAAACCGAGCGAAGTGTTCATGGGGGCGCTGACAGGAATCGCGCTGTCCGTGGTCTTCTACAGCATGCTCTAG
- a CDS encoding Na+/H+ antiporter subunit D, with the protein MSNLALFPVVIPLIFAAILMLFPKKLHMQRAVAIAGVVATLASALVLFSKVNSDGVQAVTLGSWPAPFGISMVSDMFSVLLVLSSTIVTLFVLFYSIPTIGVKREQSFYYPAVLFLMTGVNGAFTTGDIFNLFVFIEVLLMASYALIVHGGEKPQLRESIKYLLVNIISSALFVSAVAYLYSVTGTLNMADLAVKIPQIEAVGILTVIAVLFLVVFGFKAAIFPLYFWLPGSYFAPPMAILALFGALLTKVGVYAIMRTYTLFFTMNTGFTHELLAIIAILTILAGCVGALAYFDVKKIIIYNIIIAVGVILFGISQMNAAGVEGSIFYLVHDMLIKAALFLLVGILTVIFGTSDLRKMGGLIKSYPLLGWTFLVAAFGLAGIPPLSGFPGKLLIVQGGFEGTHFWGSLVILATSLLVLLSVVRIFIYAFWGEPVKIVTIDRKHYLSMFVPTAILVALTVFLGAGAELFMPFISDAGEVLLNPSLYIDAVLKE; encoded by the coding sequence ATGAGTAATTTAGCTTTGTTCCCCGTAGTCATTCCATTGATTTTTGCCGCCATCTTGATGCTGTTCCCGAAAAAGCTGCACATGCAGCGCGCAGTGGCGATTGCCGGCGTTGTCGCGACACTCGCTTCAGCGCTTGTGCTATTCTCGAAAGTTAACAGTGATGGCGTCCAAGCTGTCACGCTCGGCAGCTGGCCTGCCCCGTTCGGCATCTCTATGGTATCCGATATGTTCTCGGTGCTATTGGTACTGAGTTCCACCATCGTCACACTGTTCGTATTGTTTTACAGCATCCCGACGATTGGCGTGAAGCGCGAGCAGTCGTTCTACTATCCAGCTGTTCTGTTCTTGATGACCGGAGTTAACGGCGCCTTCACAACAGGCGATATCTTCAACTTGTTCGTCTTCATCGAAGTGCTGTTGATGGCTTCTTATGCATTGATCGTTCACGGCGGTGAAAAGCCGCAGCTGCGCGAGTCAATTAAGTACTTGCTGGTGAACATCATTTCATCGGCCTTGTTCGTTTCTGCTGTTGCTTACCTTTACTCTGTTACCGGAACGCTCAATATGGCCGACTTGGCTGTCAAGATCCCACAGATCGAAGCAGTCGGCATCCTGACAGTCATTGCCGTCTTGTTCCTGGTCGTTTTCGGTTTCAAAGCGGCAATTTTCCCGCTTTACTTCTGGCTGCCAGGTTCCTATTTTGCACCGCCAATGGCAATTCTCGCCTTGTTCGGCGCATTGCTGACGAAAGTCGGCGTCTACGCCATCATGAGAACCTATACGTTATTCTTCACAATGAATACCGGTTTTACCCACGAACTGCTGGCGATCATCGCGATTTTGACGATCCTGGCAGGCTGTGTCGGTGCCCTTGCATATTTTGATGTGAAAAAGATCATCATCTACAACATCATCATCGCGGTCGGCGTTATCCTATTTGGCATTTCGCAAATGAACGCAGCCGGTGTTGAAGGCTCCATTTTCTATTTAGTGCACGACATGCTCATTAAAGCGGCGCTGTTTCTTCTAGTCGGTATCTTAACCGTCATTTTCGGAACGAGCGACTTGCGCAAGATGGGCGGGTTAATCAAGAGCTATCCGCTCTTGGGCTGGACCTTCCTTGTTGCAGCATTTGGCCTTGCCGGCATTCCCCCACTTAGCGGATTCCCCGGCAAATTGCTGATCGTCCAAGGTGGTTTCGAAGGCACCCATTTCTGGGGCAGCCTCGTGATCCTGGCGACTAGTTTGCTCGTGTTGCTCAGCGTCGTGCGGATCTTCATCTATGCGTTCTGGGGCGAACCGGTGAAGATTGTCACGATCGACCGAAAACATTATCTATCGATGTTCGTTCCTACAGCTATACTCGTCGCCTTGACTGTATTCCTCGGCGCCGGCGCGGAACTCTTCATGCCGTTCATTTCGGACGCAGGTGAAGTGCTGCTGAATCCATCGCTTTATATTGACGCGGTATTAAAGGAGTAG